A part of Methanomassiliicoccales archaeon genomic DNA contains:
- a CDS encoding class I tRNA ligase family protein yields MAPLSLKLGWPHQRSETAKIELILVDSLGSPLALERRRMENKVINLAKKENLAVVQMLLRHYDSDIERVRESINTCLIEIAKRFEGKESIIESLSDPDKNVRKGAKLIIPDIWGPPSTPYPTLFEQTYQLMLMAKEKEMPVEDIEMLMDLSKQTFLDGEIMKAINDIGTCLEFVKRRYKNTESLKEYISDMLKLAPELQKRGVSMVNFEESLKTAMRVSKSRSFDYTQEIIDQRIMEMEVKDQLRSLGQLIKESIKSRPVIEMSALSVKDEKMIVKMAQVIETVNTKNLAGNPVKSIECMHEFLFKDFEWYYDEDVIRRLTDGDRSALLTIYMIGISFLKVASSILPTVSEEIYQKYYKELEGSTSIYTVMWPELAMELAKGIITSK; encoded by the coding sequence ATGGCCCCTCTGTCGCTGAAGTTGGGATGGCCCCATCAAAGGTCGGAGACCGCCAAGATAGAGTTGATATTGGTGGATTCTTTAGGTTCGCCCTTGGCTTTGGAACGAAGAAGGATGGAGAACAAGGTCATCAATCTGGCCAAAAAGGAGAACCTTGCCGTCGTGCAGATGCTGTTAAGGCACTATGACTCCGATATCGAGCGTGTTAGGGAGAGCATCAACACCTGCCTCATCGAGATAGCGAAACGTTTCGAAGGCAAGGAATCCATCATAGAATCGTTATCAGACCCAGATAAAAATGTGAGGAAGGGGGCAAAATTGATAATTCCTGATATCTGGGGCCCACCGTCCACCCCTTATCCGACCCTGTTCGAACAGACCTATCAGTTGATGTTGATGGCGAAGGAGAAGGAGATGCCCGTCGAAGACATCGAGATGCTGATGGACCTGTCCAAGCAGACGTTCCTCGATGGGGAGATAATGAAAGCGATCAATGACATCGGGACCTGTCTGGAGTTTGTGAAGAGGAGATATAAGAACACGGAGTCGCTCAAGGAGTATATCTCGGACATGTTGAAGCTTGCTCCTGAACTTCAAAAGAGAGGGGTCTCGATGGTGAACTTTGAGGAATCTCTAAAGACAGCGATGAGGGTCAGCAAGTCCCGGTCGTTCGACTATACTCAAGAGATCATCGACCAACGTATTATGGAGATGGAGGTCAAGGACCAACTTAGAAGCTTAGGTCAGCTGATCAAAGAATCCATTAAGTCCAGGCCGGTCATCGAAATGTCAGCCCTCAGTGTAAAGGATGAGAAGATGATCGTCAAGATGGCACAGGTCATAGAGACTGTAAATACAAAGAACTTGGCCGGTAATCCTGTCAAATCCATAGAATGTATGCATGAATTTCTTTTCAAGGACTTCGAGTGGTACTATGACGAGGACGTCATCAGAAGATTGACAGATGGGGACAGGTCCGCTCTTCTGACCATCTATATGATCGGCATCTCGTTCTTGAAGGTCGCATCATCCATTCTGCCAACGGTCTCAGAGGAGATCTATCAGAAGTATTATAAGGAATTGGAAGGTTCGACAAGCATATATACGGTCATGTGGCCAGAGCTTGCAATGGAGCTGGCGAAAGGTATAATCACTTCAAAATAA
- a CDS encoding 6,7-dimethyl-8-ribityllumazine synthase — protein sequence MKKYNIGIVVSEFNFDITSMMLERAKAHAAFLEVNISKVIHVPGVFDMPLAVKKMCEDKSIDGVVTLGCVIEGETEHDDIVITNAARKIADLAVEYDKPVSLGITGPGMTRLQAEDRIEKGRDAVESVVKMLKKLDR from the coding sequence ATGAAAAAGTACAATATCGGAATTGTGGTTTCGGAATTCAATTTTGACATAACATCGATGATGCTCGAGAGGGCAAAGGCCCATGCGGCATTCCTAGAGGTGAACATAAGCAAGGTAATTCATGTACCAGGTGTGTTCGACATGCCCCTTGCCGTGAAGAAGATGTGCGAGGATAAGAGCATCGATGGCGTGGTCACGCTAGGATGTGTCATCGAGGGCGAGACCGAGCACGATGACATAGTGATAACCAATGCCGCAAGGAAGATAGCAGACCTAGCTGTCGAATATGATAAACCTGTGTCGCTAGGTATCACAGGACCTGGGATGACAAGGTTGCAGGCCGAGGACAGGATCGAGAAGGGTCGCGATGCGGTCGAGAGCGTCGTCAAGATGTTGAAGAAGCTAGACCGATGA
- a CDS encoding FAD synthase → MKRVMASGVFDILHSGHLHYLEEAKALGDELVVVVATDATVRKRKHEPIMPEKMRLDLVRGLKPVDKAVLGKEGDMLDIVLEIRPDIIAIGYDQNFDEDRIKKELEMRGLKTEVVRLPKFEDDLNGTRKIITKIIEWHSKQVRGGSM, encoded by the coding sequence ATGAAGCGCGTGATGGCCTCGGGGGTCTTCGACATATTGCATTCGGGACATCTGCATTATCTTGAAGAGGCCAAGGCCCTGGGGGACGAGCTCGTTGTTGTGGTGGCCACAGATGCGACGGTCCGGAAGAGGAAGCATGAACCGATCATGCCTGAAAAGATGAGGTTGGACCTCGTCAGAGGTCTTAAACCGGTCGACAAGGCTGTGCTTGGAAAGGAGGGGGATATGTTAGATATCGTCCTTGAAATAAGACCGGACATAATCGCAATAGGTTATGACCAGAATTTCGACGAAGACCGCATCAAGAAAGAGCTCGAGATGAGAGGATTGAAGACCGAGGTGGTCCGCCTACCGAAGTTCGAGGATGACCTAAACGGGACAAGGAAGATAATAACAAAGATAATTGAATGGCACAGCAAACAGGTCCGGGGGGGTTCGATGTGA
- the ftsZ gene encoding cell division protein FtsZ, which yields MPQYAQPAPNFGAPQTPSTTDEELLRIAAQLDVCIKIIGCGGGGCNTINRCVDAGIQGAQLCAINTDAKHLLTVRAPRKILIGKSRTRGLGAGAKPEVGEESARENDMEIRDFLTNANIVFVTAGMGGGTGTGSAHYVANIAKTQIRALTIGVVTMPFKAEGTVRMENALAGLNKLRQVCDTTIVIPNDKLLELVPKLPVDAAFKVADEVLMQTIKGLTEIITKPGLVNLDYADIMTVMNEGGVAFVGIGEANTEADDRVKAAVHEALTSPMLGEVDLKEARGALIRVVGGPDMTVGEAQKAAEIVTNSVSPRARIIWGCSIEPELEGTIKILLIVTGAKSQYIMSSRGPTIQPAQAQKQQYAAQPQYQQTPGRQQYQQPRPQPQQRDDDDIDFVR from the coding sequence ATGCCACAGTATGCGCAACCTGCACCGAACTTCGGTGCCCCCCAGACGCCTTCCACAACAGATGAAGAGCTTCTGAGGATCGCCGCTCAGCTGGATGTCTGTATAAAGATAATAGGGTGTGGAGGCGGTGGTTGCAACACGATCAATCGATGTGTCGATGCCGGTATCCAAGGGGCCCAACTTTGCGCCATCAACACTGACGCGAAGCACCTTCTCACAGTCCGAGCCCCCCGCAAGATCCTCATTGGCAAGTCCAGGACCCGTGGTCTTGGGGCAGGTGCGAAGCCTGAGGTAGGAGAGGAGTCGGCCCGTGAGAACGATATGGAGATTCGTGACTTCTTGACCAATGCAAACATCGTCTTTGTGACGGCTGGTATGGGCGGGGGCACAGGTACTGGGTCCGCTCACTATGTTGCCAACATCGCCAAGACGCAGATCCGTGCACTGACGATAGGGGTTGTGACCATGCCCTTCAAGGCAGAGGGAACAGTTCGAATGGAGAATGCCTTGGCCGGGCTGAACAAGCTCCGTCAGGTGTGTGATACCACCATAGTCATTCCGAACGACAAGCTTCTAGAACTCGTTCCAAAGCTTCCAGTGGATGCCGCGTTCAAGGTCGCCGATGAGGTGCTCATGCAGACAATAAAGGGGCTCACCGAAATCATAACGAAGCCTGGTCTCGTGAACCTGGATTATGCGGATATCATGACCGTGATGAACGAAGGTGGAGTGGCCTTTGTTGGAATCGGCGAGGCCAACACAGAAGCGGACGACCGGGTGAAAGCGGCCGTTCATGAGGCGTTAACATCTCCGATGCTAGGAGAGGTTGACCTTAAAGAGGCCAGAGGTGCGCTCATCCGCGTGGTCGGCGGTCCAGACATGACCGTGGGCGAGGCTCAAAAGGCGGCCGAGATAGTCACCAACAGCGTCTCTCCGCGAGCCAGGATAATATGGGGATGCAGCATCGAGCCAGAGCTGGAGGGCACGATAAAGATACTGCTCATAGTCACAGGCGCCAAGTCACAATACATAATGTCATCGCGCGGACCGACGATACAACCCGCTCAGGCCCAGAAACAGCAATACGCCGCCCAACCTCAATATCAGCAGACACCAGGTCGACAACAATATCAGCAACCAAGGCCACAGCCTCAACAGAGAGACGATGACGACATAGACTTCGTGCGCTGA
- a CDS encoding aminotransferase class I/II-fold pyridoxal phosphate-dependent enzyme produces the protein MKATKRTMGISYAIRDVLLPARELEKKGVDVIKLHIGDPNKYDFKTPKHVRDALCKAVEKCDNGYEESEGNFELRAAIVQKEKQKNRIDIELEDVIVTNGVTESIQMITAATIEPGDEILAPGPSYPSYMEYTRFFGGVPVTYRTIEEENWQPDIDDLRKKINPRTKYMVIINPNNPTGAVYSDKVLKQMTDLAAEYNLFIISDEIYDLMTFEGEHHSPSTLAKDVPMILTNGFSKIDLLPGWRLGYSVFRDPTGQLDEIKEGVQRQLRLRLSANAPCQMAVIEAMRHPKDHLRQMLVKLKDRRDFACKRINEIPGLSVQKPQAAFYMFPKWEGRRWKTDKEFVIDMLQKAHVLTVPGDGFCPIYGKRHFRAVYLPDKETLGRAFDQIESFMRQSS, from the coding sequence ATGAAAGCCACGAAGCGTACGATGGGCATCAGTTACGCCATACGCGATGTGCTTCTGCCAGCGAGAGAGCTGGAGAAGAAGGGCGTTGACGTAATAAAACTGCACATCGGGGACCCGAACAAATATGACTTCAAGACCCCGAAACATGTCCGTGACGCCCTCTGCAAGGCCGTTGAGAAATGCGACAATGGCTATGAAGAGTCAGAGGGCAATTTTGAGCTTCGTGCAGCAATCGTTCAGAAAGAGAAGCAGAAGAACAGGATAGACATCGAATTAGAGGACGTCATCGTGACCAATGGGGTAACAGAATCTATCCAGATGATAACAGCTGCGACAATTGAACCGGGTGATGAAATCCTTGCCCCAGGACCATCCTATCCTTCATATATGGAGTATACCAGGTTCTTCGGCGGGGTACCTGTCACATATCGTACGATCGAGGAAGAGAATTGGCAACCAGATATTGACGACCTAAGGAAGAAGATAAACCCACGGACAAAGTACATGGTCATCATCAATCCGAACAACCCGACTGGAGCGGTCTATAGCGACAAGGTTCTCAAACAGATGACGGACCTTGCTGCCGAGTATAATCTTTTCATCATATCTGATGAGATCTACGACCTAATGACGTTCGAGGGGGAACATCATTCACCATCGACCTTGGCAAAGGATGTTCCAATGATATTGACGAACGGTTTCTCAAAGATAGACCTGCTGCCGGGGTGGAGGCTTGGGTACTCTGTATTCAGAGACCCTACGGGCCAGCTCGATGAGATCAAGGAGGGCGTGCAGAGGCAGCTCAGGCTGAGACTGTCTGCCAACGCACCATGTCAGATGGCGGTCATAGAGGCGATGAGACACCCAAAGGACCATCTAAGGCAGATGTTGGTCAAGCTAAAGGACCGAAGGGATTTCGCTTGCAAAAGAATAAACGAGATACCAGGTCTCAGCGTTCAGAAGCCTCAGGCGGCATTCTATATGTTCCCGAAGTGGGAGGGAAGACGATGGAAGACTGACAAAGAATTCGTCATAGACATGCTTCAGAAGGCACATGTGCTGACGGTCCCAGGGGACGGTTTCTGTCCGATCTATGGTAAGAGACACTTCAGGGCTGTGTACCTGCCAGATAAGGAGACGCTCGGACGCGCTTTTGACCAGATCGAGTCGTTCATGAGACAAAGCTCATGA
- a CDS encoding phosphoadenosine phosphosulfate reductase family protein, translating into MGIVRLGKMHLRWCKRCNVPILASEKCGNCGTSTVQVDMTPPGDARPAFQHDMELIRRVIDSQFGEGSGKVVVPEGKIVVLSKVPGLDRMDEVIIDGEVIGSLRYDLGKGWTFVCRMSAARKLQRVMRKGMVVADDGAIAPLLNNNNLMAPGVVDAYEGIRKGDEVIVVDKDLMAISTGTARMTTEEMLLRGKGVAVKTRWASEQKIDFPSPTGQTWNDVIKANATTMEEHISEAIRFMKETIAKNKVPAIVSFSGGKDSLACLLLAIDAGLRLPVLFLNTGLEFPETVEYVHMMKEKYDLDLIEEKAPKNAFFGNFDYFGPPGRDFRWCCKTNKLGPTVRAIMEHFPDGVLSFIGQRRYESEQRADKPRVWKNPWTPGQIGASPIQNWTSLHVWLYIFMKRAPYNPWYERGLDRIGCYLCPASNLAEIEMVLANEGPLRDWDSKLREYAKSHGISEGWVDLGLWRWRRVPPSILDELVKIGFSPDDLRQRKVLPAGDSVKKLRLRMEEGFSPCMLGFSIEGAFNRELDIERAANILNMVGKVEKNISEGWCTVCNITVFQEGAIIARGKEQETIKEKVETVRRVVVKAEECVGCGVCVARCKEGALVLVQDRISIDEARCIHCRRCIEPCPAISFGDTTFDF; encoded by the coding sequence ATGGGCATCGTCAGGCTAGGCAAGATGCATCTTCGGTGGTGCAAAAGGTGTAACGTCCCCATCCTAGCGTCGGAGAAGTGTGGTAATTGCGGGACATCCACCGTTCAGGTTGACATGACGCCACCCGGGGATGCCAGGCCAGCTTTCCAACATGACATGGAACTGATAAGGAGGGTCATCGACTCACAGTTCGGAGAAGGTTCTGGAAAGGTTGTCGTGCCCGAAGGCAAGATCGTTGTGCTCAGCAAGGTCCCTGGGCTGGACCGCATGGACGAGGTCATAATCGATGGTGAGGTCATCGGCTCCCTCAGATACGATCTGGGGAAGGGATGGACTTTTGTTTGCAGAATGTCCGCTGCGAGAAAATTGCAGCGGGTGATGAGGAAGGGCATGGTGGTGGCCGATGATGGTGCCATCGCACCACTTTTGAACAATAACAATCTGATGGCCCCAGGTGTCGTGGATGCTTATGAAGGCATTAGAAAAGGTGATGAGGTCATTGTTGTCGACAAAGATCTGATGGCCATAAGCACTGGTACGGCAAGGATGACAACTGAGGAGATGCTCCTTCGAGGAAAGGGCGTGGCAGTCAAGACAAGATGGGCATCCGAACAGAAGATCGACTTTCCATCACCAACTGGACAGACCTGGAATGATGTGATCAAGGCCAATGCCACTACGATGGAAGAACATATCTCAGAGGCCATCAGGTTCATGAAAGAGACCATTGCCAAGAACAAGGTGCCTGCGATAGTCTCTTTCTCAGGTGGAAAGGACAGCCTCGCCTGTCTCCTCCTCGCCATCGATGCAGGTCTGAGATTGCCGGTGCTCTTCCTTAACACTGGACTAGAATTTCCTGAGACGGTCGAATATGTCCATATGATGAAAGAAAAATATGACCTCGATCTCATAGAAGAGAAGGCGCCAAAGAATGCTTTCTTCGGGAATTTTGATTACTTCGGGCCGCCCGGCAGGGATTTCCGATGGTGCTGCAAGACGAACAAGCTCGGGCCTACGGTAAGGGCCATCATGGAGCATTTCCCTGACGGGGTACTATCGTTCATAGGGCAAAGACGTTATGAATCAGAACAGAGGGCCGACAAGCCAAGGGTATGGAAAAATCCATGGACGCCCGGACAGATAGGCGCTTCACCGATACAGAATTGGACATCCCTACATGTCTGGCTTTACATATTCATGAAAAGGGCACCTTACAATCCTTGGTATGAGAGAGGGCTAGACAGGATCGGATGTTATCTGTGCCCAGCGTCCAATCTGGCCGAGATCGAGATGGTGCTCGCAAATGAAGGTCCATTGCGAGATTGGGATTCTAAGCTCAGAGAATATGCGAAAAGTCATGGTATTTCAGAAGGTTGGGTGGACCTCGGACTCTGGAGATGGAGGCGGGTGCCGCCATCGATATTGGATGAGCTGGTCAAGATCGGTTTTTCACCAGATGACCTTAGGCAGAGGAAAGTTCTTCCGGCCGGAGACTCGGTTAAAAAATTGAGGCTCAGGATGGAAGAAGGATTCTCTCCCTGCATGTTAGGTTTCAGCATCGAAGGCGCCTTTAACAGGGAGTTGGATATTGAAAGGGCAGCGAATATATTGAATATGGTGGGAAAGGTCGAGAAGAACATTTCAGAGGGTTGGTGCACCGTCTGCAATATAACGGTCTTTCAAGAGGGCGCCATCATAGCCCGGGGAAAAGAGCAGGAAACCATCAAGGAAAAGGTTGAGACCGTGCGCAGAGTCGTGGTCAAGGCCGAGGAATGCGTCGGATGCGGGGTGTGCGTCGCCAGATGTAAAGAGGGTGCACTCGTTCTGGTCCAGGACAGGATCTCGATAGACGAGGCTAGATGCATCCATTGTAGAAGATGCATAGAGCCGTGTCCTGCGATCAGCTTCGGCGACACCACCTTTGACTTCTGA
- a CDS encoding riboflavin synthase, with protein sequence MRTIGVVDTTFARIDMGAAAIDELKKTGTGFKIIRRTVPGIKDLPVASKKLIEEEGCDIVIALGMPGSKAVDKTCAHEASTGLIKAQLMTNRHIIEVFVHEDEAQDEKELAWLMERRSREHAINAYNLLFRPEELVKKAGKGLRQGYEDVGTIKEK encoded by the coding sequence GTGAGGACGATAGGGGTCGTAGACACGACGTTCGCCCGAATAGATATGGGAGCGGCCGCGATCGATGAGCTGAAAAAGACTGGTACGGGGTTCAAGATTATAAGGAGGACCGTCCCTGGGATAAAGGACCTGCCTGTCGCATCAAAGAAGCTGATCGAAGAGGAAGGTTGTGACATTGTAATAGCCCTTGGAATGCCTGGGTCCAAGGCCGTAGATAAGACCTGCGCACATGAGGCCTCTACGGGTCTCATCAAGGCACAGTTGATGACGAACCGTCATATCATCGAGGTGTTCGTCCATGAGGATGAGGCACAGGATGAGAAAGAACTTGCCTGGCTGATGGAACGTAGATCAAGGGAGCATGCCATTAACGCCTATAATCTGCTGTTCCGGCCAGAGGAGCTGGTTAAGAAGGCGGGCAAAGGACTTAGACAGGGATACGAGGACGTCGGTACGATAAAGGAGAAGTGA
- the ribB gene encoding 3,4-dihydroxy-2-butanone-4-phosphate synthase — translation MKQSVEEAINDIREGKMVFVYDFDERERETDMTIASEFVTPEVIREMRKNAGGLICTTAHNDIVEALDLPFLADIFNCASKDHPVLNGLTPNDLPYDTKSAFGVTINHRKTFTGITDIDRAMTISEFAKFVKNVDHKRPEDLREEFGHHFRAPGHVHLLNASKNLLTKRFGHTELTTALMVMAGVVPSATICEMMGDDGRALSKDKAKDYAKEKGLCFLEGKQVIEAWARWGRER, via the coding sequence ATGAAGCAGAGCGTGGAGGAGGCCATCAATGATATAAGAGAAGGCAAGATGGTCTTTGTCTATGATTTTGATGAGAGGGAAAGAGAGACGGATATGACGATCGCGTCCGAATTCGTCACACCTGAGGTCATAAGGGAGATGAGGAAGAATGCGGGGGGTCTGATATGTACCACCGCCCACAATGATATAGTCGAAGCCCTGGACCTTCCATTCCTCGCTGATATCTTCAACTGTGCCTCAAAAGACCATCCTGTCTTAAACGGACTAACTCCGAACGATCTTCCTTATGATACCAAGTCGGCATTCGGCGTAACGATAAACCATAGGAAGACCTTCACAGGCATCACTGACATCGACCGGGCGATGACCATCAGTGAGTTCGCTAAGTTCGTGAAAAATGTAGATCATAAAAGACCTGAAGACCTCAGAGAGGAGTTCGGGCATCACTTCAGGGCGCCTGGCCATGTGCATCTTTTGAACGCTTCCAAGAACCTGCTCACAAAGAGGTTCGGTCATACCGAGCTGACGACAGCCCTTATGGTCATGGCAGGTGTAGTTCCATCTGCCACGATATGCGAGATGATGGGTGATGATGGTAGGGCCTTGTCCAAAGATAAGGCAAAGGATTATGCCAAAGAGAAAGGCCTCTGCTTCCTAGAAGGTAAGCAGGTGATCGAGGCTTGGGCAAGATGGGGAAGGGAAAGATGA